A window of the Ostrea edulis chromosome 1, xbOstEdul1.1, whole genome shotgun sequence genome harbors these coding sequences:
- the LOC125674741 gene encoding mitochondrial ubiquitin ligase activator of NFKB 1-like isoform X2, translating into MNTKTNKNVQQYIIDQELHKKLEDSPYYCIPYGCVEGEVKSMGTPLRSHFKVGVEGVIQHSSMVEHKSRRVQGFWSDVKNVVRDTLEVIPFYLVPHGESQCLTRIMVTEPNSAYHVDEELSLTYENFIQPQTDLFKKGMELISGEVNKGYQETEKMLLVGSHLLAIGKLVKEGDTIKMKPPSSEYRYIISRKTKDELVRLLRNRGTLLKVFVGLFGVTGVALIIYLVYRFFRKRKNYNEEQRLRRDFQHLREEEEQRRARAAHRTNPDSLSSGAGSTDSSDWENNKCVVCLTNEREVVLLECGHVCLCGDCAFALPDPKMCPICRGKVVRFVTTYTP; encoded by the exons AATGTTCAGCAATATATAATCGATCAGGAATTGCACAAAAAGCTGGAAGATTCCCCCTACTATTGCATTCCTTATGGATGTGTTGAGGGAGAGGTCAAGTCAATGGGCACACCTCTGAGGAGCCATTTCAAAGTCGGAGTGGAAGGAGTCATACAACACAGCTCTATGGTTGAACACAAATCAAGGAGAGTCCAAGGCTTTTG GTCTGATGTGAAAAATGTGGTGCGAGACACTCTAGAAGTGATTCCATTTTATCTTGTACCACATGGAGAATCCCAGTGCCTCACGAGAATTATGGTAACCGAGCCAAACTCTGCCTACCACGTAGATGAAGAATTGTCATTGACTTATGAAAACTTCATACAACCACAGACTGACTTATTCAAGAAAGGGATGGAGCTCATCAGTGGGGAGGTCAACAAGGGATATCAAGAAACGGAGAAAATGCTCCTAGTTGGATCACACCTTTTGGCCATTGGTAAACTTGTTAAAGAGGGGGATACTATCAAAATGAAGCCTCCCTCATCagaatatagatatatcatTTCCAGGAAAACTAAAGATGAGCTTGTCCGACTGCTCAGAAACAGGGGCACTTTGTTGAAAGTCTTTGTAGGACTTTTTGGAGTGACCGGAGTTGCGCTTATTATTTACCTGGTTTATAGGTTTTTCAGAAAGCGTAAAAATTATAATGAGGAGCAAAGACTGAGGAGAGATTTTCAGCATCTCCGGGAGGAGGAGGAACAGAGACGTGCCAGGGCAGCCCACCGAACAAATCCAGACAGTTTATCCTCGGGGGCTGGTTCCACAGACTCATCAGACTGGGAGAACAATAAATGTGTAGTGTGCTTAACAAATGAGAGAGAAGTTGTTTTGTTAGAGTGTGGACATGTCTGTTTGTGTGGGGACTGTGCATTTGCATTGCCTGATCCAAAAATGTGTCCTATATGTCGCGGAAAAGTAGTGAGATTTGTTACAACATACACACCTTGA
- the LOC125674741 gene encoding mitochondrial ubiquitin ligase activator of NFKB 1-like isoform X3, translated as MGTPLRSHFKVGVEGVIQHSSMVEHKSRRVQGFWSDVKNVVRDTLEVIPFYLVPHGESQCLTRIMVTEPNSAYHVDEELSLTYENFIQPQTDLFKKGMELISGEVNKGYQETEKMLLVGSHLLAIGKLVKEGDTIKMKPPSSEYRYIISRKTKDELVRLLRNRGTLLKVFVGLFGVTGVALIIYLVYRFFRKRKNYNEEQRLRRDFQHLREEEEQRRARAAHRTNPDSLSSGAGSTDSSDWENNKCVVCLTNEREVVLLECGHVCLCGDCAFALPDPKMCPICRGKVVRFVTTYTP; from the exons ATGGGCACACCTCTGAGGAGCCATTTCAAAGTCGGAGTGGAAGGAGTCATACAACACAGCTCTATGGTTGAACACAAATCAAGGAGAGTCCAAGGCTTTTG GTCTGATGTGAAAAATGTGGTGCGAGACACTCTAGAAGTGATTCCATTTTATCTTGTACCACATGGAGAATCCCAGTGCCTCACGAGAATTATGGTAACCGAGCCAAACTCTGCCTACCACGTAGATGAAGAATTGTCATTGACTTATGAAAACTTCATACAACCACAGACTGACTTATTCAAGAAAGGGATGGAGCTCATCAGTGGGGAGGTCAACAAGGGATATCAAGAAACGGAGAAAATGCTCCTAGTTGGATCACACCTTTTGGCCATTGGTAAACTTGTTAAAGAGGGGGATACTATCAAAATGAAGCCTCCCTCATCagaatatagatatatcatTTCCAGGAAAACTAAAGATGAGCTTGTCCGACTGCTCAGAAACAGGGGCACTTTGTTGAAAGTCTTTGTAGGACTTTTTGGAGTGACCGGAGTTGCGCTTATTATTTACCTGGTTTATAGGTTTTTCAGAAAGCGTAAAAATTATAATGAGGAGCAAAGACTGAGGAGAGATTTTCAGCATCTCCGGGAGGAGGAGGAACAGAGACGTGCCAGGGCAGCCCACCGAACAAATCCAGACAGTTTATCCTCGGGGGCTGGTTCCACAGACTCATCAGACTGGGAGAACAATAAATGTGTAGTGTGCTTAACAAATGAGAGAGAAGTTGTTTTGTTAGAGTGTGGACATGTCTGTTTGTGTGGGGACTGTGCATTTGCATTGCCTGATCCAAAAATGTGTCCTATATGTCGCGGAAAAGTAGTGAGATTTGTTACAACATACACACCTTGA